In Malus sylvestris chromosome 15, drMalSylv7.2, whole genome shotgun sequence, a single genomic region encodes these proteins:
- the LOC126603015 gene encoding uncharacterized protein LOC126603015, translated as MATIMVAIAMAIVVVAVEMVMTMVVVAIIVIVHVVVVPIVRCGDCGATGGCHACGGGDYNYGKGNDDDGGGNDRCGGGASGGSCACGGDSSSGGRNGGCGGEDYGGNNGGGNEIPCLICADC; from the exons ATGGCGACGATAATGGTAGCGATTGCAATGGCAATAGTAGTGGTGGCGGTGGAGATGGTGATGACGATGGTGGTGGTAGCAATAATTGTAATTGTACATGTGGTGGTTGTGCCAATAGTGAGGTGTGGTGATTGTGGTGCCACTGGTGGCTGTCATGCTTGTGGTGGTGGGGATTATAATTATGGCAAAGGTAACGACGACGATGGTGGTGGTAATGAtcgttgtggtggtggtgctagTGGTGGTAGTTGTGCTTGTGGTGGTGATAGTAGTAGTGGTGGCAGAAATGGTGGTTGTGGTGGAGAAGATTATGGTGGCAACAATGGTGGTGGTAATG AGATCCCTTGTTTAATATGCGCAGACTGCTAa
- the LOC126601180 gene encoding protein PHOSPHATE-INDUCED 1-like produces MAAFAILKLVLVISLFHFSLAARNLAKTSDKNQMQFQYHNGPLLTGKFSVNLIWYGRFTPSQRAIVSDFFTSLSKPTSDQPSVATWWKSIDKYYHLAHLNTPSSSLSLSLGTQILDENYSLGKSLTFRQIQQLASKGAQNSAINVVLTSSDVLIDGFCMNSCGTHGSFNGASQIRGSKSNKFTYIWVGNSETQCPGQCAWPFHQPIYGPQSPPLVAPNNDVGLDGMVINLASLLAGTATNPFGNGYFQGPKEAPLEAASSCLGVYGKGAYPGYAGDLLVDPTTGASYNAHGSNGKKYLLPALFDPSTSTCSTLV; encoded by the coding sequence ATGGCAGCTTTTGCAATTTTGAAACTAGtccttgttatttctttatttCATTTCAGCTTAGCAGCCAGGAACCTTGCTAAAACTTCTGATAAAAACCAAATGCAATTCCAGTACCACAACGGCCCTCTCCTCACCGGAAAATTCTCCGTTAACTTGATTTGGTACGGCCGCTTCACCCCCTCCCAACGTGCAATCGTTTCCGATTTCTTCACCTCCCTATCCAAACCCACCTCCGACCAACCATCTGTCGCCACGTGGTGGAAGTCCATAGATAAATACTACCACCTCGCGCATTTGAACACACCCTcttcatctctctccctctctctgggAACCCAAATTCTTGATGAAAATTACTCTCTAGGAAAATCTCTCACTTTCCGCCAAATCCAACAGCTGGCCTCAAAGGGTGCACAAAACTCCGCAATCAATGTCGTTTTGACATCGTCCGATGTTCTTATCGATGGGTTCTGCATGAACAGTTGCGGTACCCACGGCTCATTCAACGGCGCTAGtcaaatcagaggatcaaaatccaacaagTTCACTTACATTTGGGTCGGAAACTCAGAGACCCAATGCCCAGGGCAGTGCGCGTGGCCATTCCACCAGCCCATCTATGGACCCCAAAGCCCACCCCTTGTGGCCCCTAACAACGACGTGGGCCTGGACGGCATGGTGATCAACCTGGCTAGCCTTTTGGCGGGGACCGCAACCAACCCCTTCGGAAATGGCTACTTCCAAGGTCCGAAAGAGGCTCCTTTGGAAGCTGCTTCATCTTGCCTTGGGGTATACGGTAAAGGGGCCTATCCTGGTTATGCTGGGGACCTTCTAGTTGACCCCACAACCGGAGCCAGCTACAATGCTCATGGATCGAATGGGAAGAAGTACTTGCTTCCTGCTTTGTTCGACCCTTCGACTTCAACTTGTTCTACTTTGGTTTGA